The Primulina tabacum isolate GXHZ01 chromosome 16, ASM2559414v2, whole genome shotgun sequence genome window below encodes:
- the LOC142529501 gene encoding zinc finger protein ZAT5-like, whose protein sequence is MQVDREMIMIKGKRSKRPRPSSPLALTISAASLYSTAELGGGGTMSVELSSCSDNSGEFTPSSAEEEEEYMADCLILLSGGESRISSQPRVAVHTGTVELYQCKTCNKSFPSFQALGGHRSSHKKPNNKPMLSLEEKPPLSRNKQESTLSLPFSNPAFDSTSPPQSKYRVHECSLCGAEFASGQALGGHMRRHRQIPPPHAAASGGHGESQEVKRPPRNLLSLDLNLPAQEDDRADQSKFPFATKEEVIVFSTSSLIDCHY, encoded by the coding sequence ATGCAAGTTGACCGAGAAATGATTATGATAAAGGGGAAACGCAGCAAGCGGCCGAGGCCCTCCTCCCCGCTCGCATTGACCATATCGGCCGCTAGCTTATATAGCACGGCCGAGCTCGGAGGCGGTGGAACAATGAGTGTCGAACTCTCCAGCTGTTCTGATAATTCAGGCGAGTTCACGCCGAGTAGtgcggaggaggaggaggaatACATGGCTGACTGCTTGATTCTCTTATCCGGAGGAGAATCCCGAATATCATCGCAGCCCCGGGTGGCGGTGCATACGGGCACGGTGGAGCTCTACCAGTGCAAGACTTGTAACAAAAGTTTCCCTTCATTCCAGGCTTTGGGAGGCCACAGATCAAGCCACAAAAAACCAAATAATAAACCAATGCTTTCCTTAGAAGAGAAGCCGCCATTGTCAAGAAACAAGCAAGAATCAACTCTTTCGCTTCCATTCTCAAATCCAGCGTTCGACAGCACTTCTCCTCCTCAAAGCAAATATAGGGTCCATGAATGTTCATTGTGTGGAGCTGAATTCGCCTCCGGTCAGGCGTTAGGCGGCCACATGCGCCGGCACAGGCAGATTCCTCCGCCGCATGCGGCGGCAAGTGGTGGCCACGGCGAATCTCAAGAAGTCAAAAGGCCGCCGAGGAATCTTTTGTCTTTAGACCTTAATCTTCCAGCCCAGGAAGATGATCGCGCGGATCAGTCGAAGTTTCCTTTCGCTACGAAAGAAGAAGTCATCGTCTTCTCCACCTCTTCTTTGATTGATTGCCATTACTGA
- the LOC142529394 gene encoding carbonic anhydrase Nec1-like produces MKAIYCNILVFLILSGAKSVNAQEVDDEREFDYSKDGEKGPTKWGQIKQEWGACSNGTMQSPIDLSSERVQIILKPEKKNYEAAHAIIKNRGHDVQIEWIGDGGWTSINGDDYRLRYAHWHSPSEHTVNGRSYDMELHLVHLNTNPDVENYKIAVVGVLYKIGRADQFISRLMTDISSMMDKKNATRDLGTIDPNDISTQSRRFFRYIGSLTIPPCTQGVIWTINRKVKTVSRDQVKLLRDAVHDHAEENARPLQERNSRDVELYLPLLNTNN; encoded by the exons ATGAAGGCCATCTACTGCAATATTCTCGTATTCTTAATACTGTCTGGAGCAAAATCTGTCAATGCTCAAGAAGTAG ATGATGAACGAGAGTTCGATTACTCAAAAGATGGCGAAAAGGGTCCAACGAAATGGGGACAAATCAAGCAAGAATGGGGTGCATGCAGCAATGGAACCATGCAATCTCCGATAGACTTGTCGAGTGAAAGGgttcaaataattttaaagcCAGAGAAGAAGAATTACGAGGCTGCACATGCAATAATCAAGAATAGAGGTCATGATGTACAA ATTGAATGGATTGGTGATGGTGGATGGACGTCGATTAACGGGGACGACTATCGTCTCCGATATGCCCACTGGCATTCTCCCTCCGAACACACCGTCAACGGTAGAAG TTACGACATGGAGTTGCACTTGGTACACCTAAACACAAACCCAGACGTTGAAAATTATAAGATTGCTGTTGTTGGTGTCTTGTACAAGATTGGCAGAGCCGATCAATTTATCTCCAGG TTGATGACAGATATATCCTCGATGATGGATAAGAAGAATGCAACGAGGGACTTGGGTACAATTGATCCAAACGATATTAGTACACAGAGTAGAAGGTTTTTCAGATATATTGGATCACTCACTATTCCGCCATGTACACAAGGAGTTATTTGGACAATCAATAGAAAG GTGAAAACTGTTTCAAGGGATCAAGTGAAGTTGCTTAGAGATGCTGTGCATGAT CATGCGGAGGAAAACGCCAGGCCGTTGCAAGAGCGCAATAGTCGAGACGTAGAACTTTACTTGCCATTGTTAAATACAAACAACTGA